The Gordonia terrae genome contains the following window.
GAACCCGGACCGCTCGACGACGCCGGGGGCGGATACGGCCTGGCCCTCGTCGACCCGGAGGGGCGCACCGTCGAATTGTCGGCGGACGTGCACGCGGTGTCGTCGCAGGAGCCCGCGGGGCGTCGTGCCATCCCGCGCAAGATCGCGCACGTCGTCCTGAACACCACCGACATCGAGCGGATCACGGCGTTCTACACCCAGGTCCTCGGGATGCGGGTGTCGGACTGGTCCGAGCGCCAGATGTCGTTCCTGCGCTGCAACTCCGAACATCACGTCATCGCGCTGAATCAGGCGCCCTGGCCGGCCCTGAACCACGTCGCCTACGAGATGACCTCCATCGACCACTTCATGCGCGGCATCGGCAACCTGCGCTCCCACGGGATCAGCCCGCAGTGGGGACCGGGCCGCCACGGTCCCGGCGACAACACCTTCTCGTACTTCACCGATCCGGCGGGTCTGGTCTGCGAGTACACCTCCGAGGTCGCCCAGATCGACGAAGACGCCTGGCTGTGCCGGACCTGGCGCCGCACACCCGAACTGTCCGATCAGTGGGGTACCGCGGGCCCGCCGACGACCACCGTCCGCTCGGCCATGGCCGGCATCCCCGACCACGGCGCGAGCTCCCTGGTGACCCCGAGCGACCCGGACTACTTCATCCATCTGCCCCAGACGGTGGGCGTGGCATGACCACCACCGTCACCGTGCTCGACCGCGTGCACGTCGTCGCGCACCCGTCGAGCCGCGAGATCCGGAGCCGGCACAGCGTGGTGCTGCTCCACGGGATCGGCGGCGGCGCCACGTCGTGTAGCCCACTGGCCGCACGGCTGGCCGCCGCCGGTCTCGACTGCTGGTGCCCCGACGCCCCCGGTTACGGGCGCTCGGCCGATCCCCGGCCGGGCATCGGCCCCGTCGAGGAGATGGCCGAACTGATCGAAGCGCTCGTTCCGGGCGAGCCGGTCGTACTCCTCGGCACGTCCTGGGGCGGTGTGATCGCCATGGATCTGGCGCTGCACCGGCCCGATCTCGTCGCCGCGCTCGTCA
Protein-coding sequences here:
- a CDS encoding VOC family protein produces the protein MLYSQLPVLTEQPVCRLRSLRSVTLSVPDPLASRDFYHEVWGLTTVEEDGDRFWLRATGTEHHVLDLRPGDANALGGFSFALGTPREVDDAARALERIGVPLLREPGPLDDAGGGYGLALVDPEGRTVELSADVHAVSSQEPAGRRAIPRKIAHVVLNTTDIERITAFYTQVLGMRVSDWSERQMSFLRCNSEHHVIALNQAPWPALNHVAYEMTSIDHFMRGIGNLRSHGISPQWGPGRHGPGDNTFSYFTDPAGLVCEYTSEVAQIDEDAWLCRTWRRTPELSDQWGTAGPPTTTVRSAMAGIPDHGASSLVTPSDPDYFIHLPQTVGVA